Proteins co-encoded in one Pieris napi chromosome 10, ilPieNapi1.2, whole genome shotgun sequence genomic window:
- the LOC125053101 gene encoding uncharacterized protein LOC125053101 produces the protein MAYVKPEECQEFYTKSELDIDSMWPSHVLCARAMSGKECIWRSGTILTVRQNGQWSLVGIGVMGPGCKAPSRFIDYTVYHLWVRNSILRIGRPAVTKIADNNIVLRRSLSSIQRFGPCDPEETKAVLFTDKTSIDQYIPKKENRVSYNFTVFANVDYSCVVFYVRNRIPKRKELPKIFLRRWCTSERPVCYGMSYLQVDFYLDIFFVRSIVYNIKVYGKELKFLNIKRTMAYFNEKKKSPEIATLTPPTSKSTTVS, from the exons ATGGCGTACGTGAAACCGGAAGAATGTCAGGAGTTTTATACTAAATCGGAG TTAGACATAGACAGCATGTGGCCAAGTCACGTTCTTTGCGCTAGAGCGATGTCCGGTAAAGAGTGCATATGGCGTAGTGGCACAATATTGACTGTTCGACAAAACGGCCAATGGAGTTTG gtTGGTATCGGTGTAATGGGACCAGGCTGTAAGGCACCATCAAGATTTATTGACTACActgtatatcatttatggGTAAGGAACAGTATCTTAAGAATCGGCCGACCAGCTGTCACCAAAATAGCTGATAACAATATTGTGTTAAGACGAa GTTTGTCAAGTATACAAAGATTCGGACCATGTGATCCGGAAGAAACTAAGGCTGTATTGTTCACTGATAAAACATCAATAGATCAATATATTCCCAAGAAAGAAAACAGAGTCAGTTATAat tttacTGTATTCGCAAACGTTGACTATTCGTGCGTCGTGTTCTACGTTCGCAATCGCATACCAAAAAGAAAAGAATTGCCCAAAATATTTCTTAGACGCTGGTGTACCTCCGAAAGACCAGTATGCTACGGTATGAGCTATTTACAAGTGGACTTTTATCTAGACATATTCTTTGTTAGGTcaatagtttataatattaaggtTTATGGGAAAGAACTGaagtttttgaatataaaacgCACAATGGcgtattttaatgaaaagaaGAAATCACCAGAGATAGCAACTTTAACTCCTCCCACATCAAAATCAACGACTGTTtcataa